One window from the genome of Pantoea cypripedii encodes:
- the rimI gene encoding ribosomal protein S18-alanine N-acetyltransferase, with amino-acid sequence MTAISLLTPEDQPQLLAIERRSHAFPWSEQTFASNQGERFLNLRFEAEGKLVAFAITQVVLDEASLFNIAVDPDFQRRGYARQLLQHLIAELEKRDVMTLWLEVRASNQAAIALYEQLEFHQVSRRPNYYPTASGREDAIIMALTL; translated from the coding sequence ATGACAGCCATCTCTTTACTCACCCCTGAAGACCAGCCGCAACTGCTGGCGATTGAACGCCGCAGCCACGCTTTTCCCTGGAGCGAACAGACGTTTGCCAGCAACCAGGGCGAGCGTTTTTTAAATTTACGTTTTGAGGCGGAAGGCAAGCTGGTGGCCTTTGCCATCACCCAGGTGGTGCTCGACGAAGCCTCGCTATTCAATATCGCGGTTGATCCTGATTTCCAGCGCCGGGGTTACGCGCGCCAGCTGTTGCAGCATTTGATTGCCGAGCTGGAGAAACGCGACGTGATGACGCTGTGGCTGGAAGTGCGCGCGTCCAATCAGGCGGCCATTGCCTTGTATGAGCAGCTGGAGTTTCACCAGGTCAGCCGCCGCCCGAATTATTACCCCACTGCCAGTGGACGAGAAGATGCCATCATCATGGCGTTAACGCTGTAG
- the yjjG gene encoding pyrimidine 5'-nucleotidase — protein sequence MLNDWDCIIFDADDTLFHFDAYAGLQRMFAGYDVQFTDQDYADYQAINKPLWVDYQNGAISALQLQTRRFTGWGEKLSVAPEVLNHGFLTAMAEICLPLPGAASLLNALHGKVKMAIITNGFTALQQARLERTGFRDYFATVVISEQVGVPKPDRAIFDHTLELLGNPARERVLMVGDTPESDILGGINAGLKTCWLDHGTRPLPQDIIPDWRVTSLAELENLLTQR from the coding sequence ATGTTAAACGATTGGGACTGCATTATTTTTGATGCAGATGACACGCTGTTTCACTTCGACGCCTATGCCGGTCTGCAACGCATGTTTGCCGGTTATGATGTGCAATTCACCGATCAAGACTACGCCGATTATCAGGCGATCAACAAACCGCTGTGGGTCGATTATCAGAACGGTGCAATTTCGGCCTTGCAGCTACAGACGCGCCGTTTTACCGGCTGGGGTGAGAAGCTCAGCGTAGCGCCTGAAGTGCTGAACCACGGTTTCCTCACCGCGATGGCTGAGATTTGCCTGCCTTTGCCCGGCGCGGCCAGCTTGCTGAACGCGCTGCACGGTAAGGTGAAAATGGCGATCATCACCAATGGTTTCACCGCCTTGCAACAGGCGCGACTGGAACGCACCGGCTTCCGTGATTATTTTGCCACGGTGGTGATTTCAGAGCAGGTGGGGGTGCCGAAGCCCGATCGCGCCATCTTCGATCACACGCTGGAGCTGCTTGGCAATCCGGCGCGTGAACGTGTGCTGATGGTGGGGGATACGCCGGAGTCGGACATTCTCGGTGGTATCAATGCCGGATTGAAAACCTGCTGGCTCGATCACGGCACACGTCCGCTGCCGCAGGACATTATCCCAGACTGGCGGGTGACATCGCTGGCGGAGCTGGAGAACTTACTGACGCAGCGTTAA
- the yjjJ gene encoding type II toxin-antitoxin system HipA family toxin YjjJ, giving the protein MADITSQLLDGPLGAPELVRRLGISQATLSRQLRQQDQVIRWGKARATRYALLRPLRGESRFPLYRVLPSGQTVQTGWLVRTWPQGSCLHLDEQDNGTFYEGLPWFLSDMRPQGFLGRLWGRENAQSLGLTEDLRVWSDEQCLMALTVTGMDMPGNCLLGATAYQRWLQQSAPVVLCAGQKIMRYPQLAQQVLDGDEVGSSAAGEQPKFLCYAETTSGQRHCLVKFTVARQSESSQRWRDLLRAEDQALRQLAAAGLAAAQSQIIEQGGQLFLEVQRFDREGERGRRGMCSLEAVSAEFLGRQQHWPDALRELAHQQRVDEASVHRGTLQWAFGRLIANSDMHAGNLSFFTGGDRLQLTPAYDMLPMALAPNSLGHMRDEVNLTLDFSLPGDIWRTASAMAKSYWQTIAAEGAFSDGFRQIARQAQQQLAALDVTIEKMA; this is encoded by the coding sequence ATGGCCGATATCACTTCACAGCTGCTGGATGGCCCGTTAGGCGCGCCCGAGCTGGTGCGTCGTCTTGGTATCAGCCAGGCAACGCTGTCGCGCCAGTTACGTCAGCAGGACCAGGTCATCAGATGGGGTAAAGCGCGCGCCACGCGCTATGCCCTGCTGCGCCCGCTGCGTGGCGAAAGCCGTTTTCCCCTCTATCGGGTGCTGCCGTCGGGGCAAACGGTGCAGACCGGTTGGCTGGTGCGTACCTGGCCGCAGGGCAGTTGCCTCCATCTTGATGAGCAGGATAACGGGACCTTTTACGAAGGATTGCCGTGGTTTCTCAGTGATATGCGTCCGCAGGGTTTTCTTGGACGGCTTTGGGGACGGGAGAATGCGCAATCCCTTGGGCTGACCGAGGATCTGCGCGTCTGGAGTGATGAACAGTGCCTGATGGCGCTGACGGTCACCGGCATGGATATGCCAGGCAATTGCCTGCTGGGCGCTACCGCGTATCAGCGCTGGTTGCAGCAATCAGCGCCGGTAGTGCTGTGCGCCGGGCAAAAAATCATGCGTTATCCGCAGCTGGCGCAGCAGGTGCTGGACGGTGATGAAGTCGGATCGTCGGCGGCGGGTGAGCAGCCCAAATTTCTGTGTTACGCCGAAACCACATCCGGTCAGCGCCATTGTCTGGTCAAATTCACCGTGGCGCGCCAGAGCGAAAGCAGCCAGCGCTGGCGTGATTTGCTGCGTGCGGAGGATCAAGCGCTGCGGCAACTGGCGGCGGCGGGGCTGGCGGCGGCGCAGAGCCAGATTATCGAACAGGGCGGCCAGCTGTTTCTTGAAGTCCAGCGTTTTGATCGTGAAGGCGAGCGGGGCCGTCGCGGCATGTGTTCCCTTGAGGCGGTCAGTGCCGAATTTTTAGGGCGGCAGCAGCACTGGCCCGATGCACTGCGCGAGCTGGCACACCAGCAACGCGTTGATGAGGCATCAGTACATCGTGGCACGCTGCAATGGGCCTTTGGCCGCCTGATCGCCAATAGCGATATGCATGCCGGGAATCTGTCATTTTTTACGGGTGGCGATCGGCTGCAACTGACTCCGGCTTACGACATGTTACCCATGGCGCTGGCCCCGAATTCGCTGGGGCATATGCGCGACGAGGTAAATTTAACTCTCGATTTCTCGTTGCCGGGTGATATCTGGCGTACTGCCAGTGCGATGGCGAAAAGTTACTGGCAGACGATTGCAGCCGAGGGGGCGTTTAGTGACGGATTCCGGCAGATTGCGCGCCAGGCGCAGCAACAGCTGGCTGCGCTGGATGTGACCATCGAAAAAATGGCCTAA
- a CDS encoding YtjB family periplasmic protein, which produces MVKTALKFRLHRTVIVLISLALLVVLMQGASWFSLGHQMARSEQVDELARTLTKQVAFSLQPLMDNSDDNRPQIEAVLNQLTDNSRILDASVYDDDGSLVAHSGENINVRDRLALDGKRAGSYFNHQIVQPLNGKEGPLGFLRVTLDTHVLVTESRQVDNTTNILRLMMLLALAIGIILTRTLLRDRRTRWQQSPFLLTASTPVKEDKEEETTTEETKS; this is translated from the coding sequence ATGGTAAAAACCGCACTGAAATTTCGCCTGCACCGCACGGTGATTGTTCTTATCTCGCTGGCCCTGTTAGTGGTGCTGATGCAGGGGGCATCCTGGTTCAGTCTCGGCCATCAAATGGCGCGTTCCGAACAGGTGGATGAACTCGCCCGTACCCTGACCAAACAGGTGGCGTTCAGCCTGCAACCGTTGATGGACAATAGCGACGATAATCGCCCGCAGATTGAAGCCGTACTGAATCAACTCACCGATAACAGCCGTATTCTTGATGCCTCCGTCTATGACGATGATGGCAGCCTGGTGGCACACAGCGGTGAAAACATCAATGTACGCGACCGCCTGGCACTCGACGGCAAACGCGCCGGCAGTTACTTCAACCATCAAATTGTGCAGCCGCTCAACGGGAAAGAGGGGCCGCTGGGTTTTCTGCGCGTCACGCTGGATACCCACGTGCTGGTCACCGAATCGCGCCAGGTAGATAACACCACCAATATTCTGCGCCTGATGATGCTGCTGGCGCTGGCGATCGGCATCATCCTGACCCGTACCCTGCTGCGCGACCGTCGTACCCGCTGGCAGCAATCGCCGTTCCTGCTCACCGCCAGTACACCGGTGAAGGAAGATAAAGAAGAAGAGACGACCACCGAAGAGACTAAATCTTAG
- the serB gene encoding phosphoserine phosphatase, protein MPNRLTWCDLPADVSLWPGLPLSLSGDEVMPLDYRAGRTGWLLYGRGLDKQKLTDYQHQLGAAMVIVSAWNVDEYQVIRLAGSLTPRAMKLAHDVGFDVAPLGKIPHLKTPGLLVMDMDSTAIQIECIDEIAKLAGSGERVAEVTERAMRGELDFKASLRERVATLTGADANILKQVRDTLPLMPGLTTLVQKLQALGWQVAIASGGFTYYADYLRDTLHLAAAVANELEMRDGKLTGQVVGQIVDAQFKADTLNNLAQRFAIAPEQTVAIGDGANDLPMIKTAGLGIAYHAKPKVNEQTEVIIRHADLMGVFCILSGSLIHEER, encoded by the coding sequence ATGCCAAATCGTCTTACCTGGTGCGATCTGCCTGCCGATGTGTCTCTTTGGCCGGGCTTACCCCTTTCCCTCAGCGGTGATGAAGTGATGCCGCTGGATTACCGTGCCGGTCGGACAGGCTGGTTACTGTATGGGCGCGGGCTTGATAAACAAAAGCTAACCGACTATCAGCATCAGCTGGGTGCGGCGATGGTTATCGTCAGCGCCTGGAATGTCGATGAGTACCAGGTGATACGTCTGGCCGGCTCCCTGACGCCGCGCGCCATGAAACTGGCGCATGATGTGGGTTTTGATGTCGCGCCACTCGGCAAGATCCCCCATCTGAAAACCCCCGGCTTGCTGGTGATGGACATGGATTCCACCGCCATTCAGATCGAATGCATCGATGAAATTGCCAAACTGGCAGGCAGCGGCGAGCGCGTGGCGGAAGTCACCGAGCGTGCAATGCGTGGTGAGCTGGATTTCAAAGCCAGCCTGCGTGAGCGTGTCGCGACGCTGACCGGGGCGGATGCCAATATCCTGAAGCAGGTGCGCGATACGCTGCCGCTGATGCCGGGTCTGACCACGCTGGTGCAAAAGTTGCAGGCGCTGGGCTGGCAGGTGGCGATTGCCTCTGGCGGTTTCACCTACTACGCCGATTATCTGCGCGACACGCTGCATCTGGCGGCGGCAGTAGCAAACGAGCTGGAAATGCGCGACGGCAAGCTGACAGGCCAGGTAGTGGGGCAAATTGTTGATGCCCAATTTAAAGCCGATACCCTGAACAATCTGGCGCAGCGTTTTGCCATTGCGCCGGAGCAGACCGTGGCGATTGGCGACGGTGCTAACGACCTGCCGATGATTAAAACCGCAGGCCTGGGTATCGCCTATCATGCTAAACCTAAAGTGAATGAGCAGACGGAGGTTATTATCCGCCATGCTGACCTGATGGGGGTGTTCTGCATCCTGAGCGGCAGCCTGATTCACGAAGAGCGTTAA
- the radA gene encoding DNA repair protein RadA, protein MAKAAKRAFVCNECGADYPRWQGQCSACHAWNTITEVRIAASPAAARNERLSGYAGSAGTSRVQKLSEISLEALPRFSTSFKEFDRVLGGGVVPGSAILIGGNPGAGKSTLLLQVMCKLAEGMKTLYVTGEESLQQVAMRAHRLGLPTENLNMLSETSIEQICLIAEQEQPKLMVIDSIQVMHMAEIQSSPGSVAQVRETAAYLTRFAKTRGVAIVMVGHVTKDGSLAGPKVLEHCIDCSVLLDGDADSRFRTLRSHKNRFGAVNELGVFAMTEQGMREISNPSAIFLSRGDEVTSGSSVMVVWEGSRPLLVEIQALVDHSMMGNPRRVAVGLEQNRLAILLAVLHRHGGLQMADQDVFVNVVGGVKVTETSADLALLLAMVSSLRDRPLPQDLVIFGEVGLAGEIRPVPSGQERISEAAKHGFKRAIVPAGNAPKKPIDGMKVYSAKKLADALAILDEL, encoded by the coding sequence TTGGCCAAAGCGGCAAAACGCGCGTTCGTTTGTAATGAATGCGGCGCTGATTATCCGCGCTGGCAGGGGCAATGCAGCGCCTGCCACGCCTGGAACACCATCACCGAGGTGCGCATTGCGGCCTCACCTGCGGCCGCGCGTAACGAACGTCTGAGTGGCTATGCCGGTAGCGCGGGCACCAGCCGGGTGCAGAAGCTCTCCGAGATCAGCCTTGAGGCGTTGCCACGCTTCTCCACCAGTTTTAAAGAATTTGACCGTGTGCTCGGCGGCGGCGTGGTGCCGGGCAGTGCCATTCTGATTGGTGGCAACCCCGGGGCCGGGAAGTCGACGCTGCTGTTGCAGGTGATGTGTAAGCTGGCGGAGGGGATGAAAACCCTGTATGTCACGGGCGAAGAGTCACTGCAACAGGTGGCAATGCGCGCCCATCGTCTGGGATTACCCACCGAAAATCTGAATATGCTGTCGGAAACCAGCATCGAGCAGATCTGCCTGATCGCCGAGCAGGAACAGCCGAAGCTGATGGTGATCGACTCGATCCAGGTGATGCATATGGCGGAGATCCAGTCTTCGCCCGGTAGCGTGGCGCAGGTGCGCGAGACCGCAGCTTATCTGACGCGTTTCGCGAAAACGCGTGGCGTGGCGATTGTGATGGTGGGACATGTCACCAAAGATGGCTCGCTGGCTGGCCCCAAAGTGTTGGAACACTGCATCGACTGTTCGGTGCTGCTGGATGGCGATGCCGATTCACGTTTCCGCACCCTGCGCAGCCATAAAAACCGCTTTGGTGCGGTGAATGAGCTGGGAGTATTCGCCATGACCGAGCAGGGCATGCGCGAGATCAGCAACCCGTCGGCCATCTTCCTGTCCCGTGGTGATGAGGTGACCTCGGGCAGTTCGGTGATGGTGGTTTGGGAAGGCTCGCGCCCCTTGCTGGTGGAGATTCAGGCACTGGTCGATCACTCGATGATGGGTAACCCGCGTCGCGTGGCGGTTGGCCTGGAACAGAACCGTCTGGCGATTCTGCTGGCGGTGCTGCATCGCCACGGTGGTTTGCAGATGGCGGACCAGGATGTATTCGTGAATGTGGTCGGTGGCGTGAAAGTCACCGAAACCAGTGCCGACCTGGCGTTACTGCTGGCGATGGTCTCCAGCCTGCGCGATCGTCCACTGCCGCAGGATCTGGTGATCTTCGGTGAAGTCGGGCTGGCGGGGGAGATTCGTCCGGTGCCAAGCGGCCAGGAACGTATTTCAGAAGCGGCCAAGCACGGCTTTAAGCGTGCCATTGTGCCTGCGGGCAATGCCCCCAAGAAACCTATCGACGGTATGAAAGTTTACAGTGCGAAGAAGCTGGCCGATGCGCTGGCGATTCTGGATGAGCTGTAA
- the nadR gene encoding multifunctional transcriptional regulator/nicotinamide-nucleotide adenylyltransferase/ribosylnicotinamide kinase NadR — MSSFDYLKTAIRQQGHTLQQVADASGMTKGYLSQLLNAKIKSPSAQKLEALHRFLGLEFPRRQKTVGVVFGKFYPLHTGHIYLIQRACSQVDELHIIMGHDDPRDRELFENSAMSQQPTVSDRLRWLLQTFKYQKNIRIHSFNEEGIEPYPHGWDVWSAGVKTFLAQQGIEADCVYTSEAPDAPMYQQHLGIEAVVVDPSRSFMSISGGQIRQDPFRYWEYIPTEVKPFFVRTVAVLGGESSGKSTLVNKLANIFNTTSAWEFGRDYVFSHLGGDEIALQYSDYDKIALGQAQYIDFAVKYANKVAFIDTDFITTQAFCLKYEGREHPFVQALIDEYRFDLVILLENNVPWVADGLRSLGSSVDRREFQSLLITMLRENNVEFVHVKEDDYDTRFLRCVELVKQMLGDGVPR, encoded by the coding sequence GTGTCATCATTTGACTACCTGAAAACCGCCATTCGCCAGCAGGGCCATACGCTGCAACAGGTGGCGGATGCCAGCGGGATGACCAAAGGCTACTTAAGCCAGTTGCTGAATGCCAAAATCAAAAGCCCCAGCGCACAAAAGCTGGAAGCGCTGCATCGCTTCCTCGGGCTGGAATTTCCGCGTCGGCAGAAAACGGTCGGCGTGGTGTTCGGGAAGTTCTATCCGCTGCACACCGGGCATATTTATCTGATCCAGCGCGCCTGCAGCCAGGTGGATGAACTGCATATCATCATGGGACATGACGATCCGCGCGATCGTGAGCTGTTTGAAAACAGCGCCATGTCACAGCAGCCGACGGTCAGCGATCGTCTGCGCTGGCTGCTGCAAACCTTTAAATACCAGAAAAATATCCGTATCCACTCGTTCAATGAAGAGGGGATCGAACCGTATCCGCACGGCTGGGATGTGTGGAGTGCAGGGGTGAAAACGTTTCTGGCACAGCAAGGGATTGAAGCAGATTGCGTTTACACCAGCGAAGCGCCGGATGCGCCGATGTATCAGCAGCATCTGGGGATTGAAGCGGTGGTTGTCGATCCCAGTCGATCTTTTATGAGCATCAGCGGCGGGCAGATTCGTCAGGATCCGTTCCGCTACTGGGAATATATCCCCACCGAGGTGAAACCGTTCTTTGTGCGCACCGTGGCTGTGCTGGGTGGTGAATCGAGCGGTAAATCGACGCTGGTGAATAAGCTGGCGAATATCTTTAATACCACCAGTGCGTGGGAATTTGGCCGCGATTATGTCTTCTCCCACCTCGGCGGGGATGAGATCGCGCTGCAATATTCCGACTACGACAAAATTGCGCTCGGCCAGGCGCAGTATATTGATTTCGCCGTCAAGTACGCCAACAAGGTGGCGTTTATCGACACCGATTTCATCACTACGCAGGCGTTCTGCCTCAAGTATGAAGGACGCGAACACCCCTTTGTGCAGGCGTTGATTGATGAATACCGTTTCGACCTGGTGATCCTGCTGGAGAATAACGTGCCCTGGGTGGCGGATGGATTGCGCAGCCTTGGCAGCTCGGTCGATCGACGCGAATTCCAGTCGCTGCTCATCACCATGCTGCGCGAGAACAATGTTGAATTCGTGCATGTGAAAGAGGATGACTACGACACGCGCTTCCTGCGCTGTGTCGAGTTGGTGAAGCAGATGCTGGGGGATGGTGTCCCGCGTTAA